Proteins encoded by one window of Juglans regia cultivar Chandler chromosome 15, Walnut 2.0, whole genome shotgun sequence:
- the LOC108991609 gene encoding uncharacterized protein LOC108991609, whose protein sequence is MAVATAALSSATAAGAMMSSGSQTTTQKRKNRMVHARGLSSYGGLKAHNNLVLSLGLPVCTEQCFAKVVSSLRTKSRGKRGGGGGGALSSTCNAADEIFQIAVIINALVLIGVAVGFVLLRIEAFVEESED, encoded by the coding sequence ATGGCCGTGGCAACAGCCGCTCTCAGTTCGGCAACAGCTGCTGGAGCCATGATGAGCTCCGGCAGCCAGACCACCACCCAGAAGAGAAAAAACAGAATGGTGCACGCAAGAGGGCTGAGTTCTTATGGTGGTCTCAAAGCTCACAACAATTTGGTGCTGTCTCTGGGATTGCCCGTATGCACTGAGCAGTGCTTTGCAAAGGTGGTCAGTTCTTTAAGAACAAAATCACGTGGCAAAagaggtggtggaggaggaggagcacTGTCTTCCACGTGCAATGCTGCGGACGAGATATTCCAGATTGCTGTCATCATCAACGCTCTTGTGCTCATAGGGGTTGCTGTTGGATTCGTTCTTCTCCGAATTGAAGCTTTTGTGGAGGAGTCCGAAGATTGA